Proteins from one Telopea speciosissima isolate NSW1024214 ecotype Mountain lineage chromosome 1, Tspe_v1, whole genome shotgun sequence genomic window:
- the LOC122649815 gene encoding uncharacterized protein LOC122649815: MEVYDRGLLQWPRPMFSRLEDGNNNKFCKFHKDVGHDTKDCRQLKREIEDVIQKGHLRRYVKEDAKGNSRGREAARNDRRRDDRDHRGEDRGRQEDQRDDRREVCRNRDKANTPTTPAILTILGGPRQESARKAKAKARFVVVAEVPEKRAHTEPVIMFSDKDIEGLTWPHDDAVVVQAVIANRPIHRILVDTGASVDMLSYEAYLQFGFEPSTLKPEMAPLYGFSGSPTPIKGSVELLMTMGTAPCQKTIKVNFMAVRVATTYNAILGRPSLNELGTVVPTKHLKVKFPTPNDIGECQTEQKKAQECHAIFLKDIKGNCRGTAYQVEVTDNRKEDKHY, from the coding sequence ATGGAAGTCTATGACCGGGGATTACTGCAATGGCCTCGGCCAATGTTCTCCAGGCTGGAGGACGGAAACAACAACAAGTTCTGTAAGTTCCACAAAGATGTGGGCCATGACACCAAGGACTGCAGAcaactgaagagagaaattgaagatGTGATCCAAAAGGGTCACTTGAGAAGGTATGTCAAGGAAGATGCGAAGGGCAACTCCAGAGGTCGTGAGGCTGCAAGAAACGACCGAAGAAGGGATGATAGAGACCATAGAGGAGAGGATCGAGGTCGCCAAGAAGATCAGAGGGACGATCGCAGGGAGGTCTGCAGAAATCGAGATAAGGCCAATACGCCCACGACACCTGCCATCCTCACCATCCTGGGAGGACCAAGACAGGAGTCAGCCCGCAAAGCCAAGGCAAAAGCAAGGTTCGTGGTAGTGGCTGAAGTGCCTGAGAAAAGAGCGCACACTGAACCTGTGATCATGTTCTCAGACAAAGACATAGAGGGGCTGACCTGGCCACACGACGATGCCGTCGTAGTTCAGGCAGTCATAGCCAACCGACCTATCCACAGGATTTTAGTAGACACGGGAGCATCTGTAGACATGTTGTCCTACGAAGCATACTTGCAGTTCGGGTTTGAGCCAAGCACACTAAAGCCCGAGATGGCACCTTTATACGGATTCTCGGGCTCACCAACCCCAATCAAGGGGTCGGTGGAGCTCTTAATGACGATGGGAACAGCACCGTGCCAGAAGACCATAAAAGTCAACTTTATGGCAGTTCGAGTGGCAACCACCTACAATGCCATTCTGGGCAGACCCAGCTTGAACGAGCTGGGCACAGTAGTCCCCACTAAACATCTGAAGGTCAAGTTTCCCACTCCTAATGATATAGGGGAATGCCAAACGGAGCAGAAGAAGGCCCAGGAGTGCCATGCTATATTTTTGAAAGACATCAAGGGCAACTGCAGAGGAACAGCCTATCAGGTGGAGGTCACAGATAACCGCAAAGAAGATAAGCACTATTAG